Proteins found in one Desulfuribacillus stibiiarsenatis genomic segment:
- a CDS encoding M50 family metallopeptidase — translation MKLRIHWLFIAFLIYIGYTGQLFEALLFFVIVVIHELGHVFVAKSFGWRVTEIEFLPFGGVAKVDWSFKGWPKEEKLVAIAGPINNLIMIAICLGLYQAGIVERELTLFFVKANLLIAGFNLLPALPLDGGRIFRAMLSQEHGWLEGTKIAYRYSFGIGGMLIAIGVIMLMFGYLNITFLVLGTFLLIATYIDRKQSKYQQMYLFLHKNYNQQEKVNSSTAIKHISVPKEERISKVLKVFSPGITTIVWVMDNNKIIGTLTDFEILEKVFDKEVPVHETVSKIL, via the coding sequence ATGAAACTACGTATCCATTGGTTATTTATAGCTTTCTTAATCTATATAGGGTATACAGGGCAGTTGTTCGAAGCACTGCTCTTTTTTGTCATTGTAGTAATTCATGAACTGGGTCACGTCTTTGTCGCCAAGAGCTTTGGGTGGAGGGTGACAGAAATTGAATTCTTACCCTTCGGTGGAGTAGCGAAAGTGGATTGGAGTTTTAAAGGGTGGCCGAAGGAAGAAAAGCTAGTAGCAATCGCAGGACCGATTAATAACTTGATTATGATTGCCATCTGTTTAGGGCTTTATCAAGCGGGTATAGTAGAGCGAGAACTGACCTTATTTTTCGTGAAAGCTAACCTACTGATTGCTGGGTTTAATCTGTTGCCAGCATTACCTTTAGATGGTGGTAGAATATTTCGTGCCATGCTATCACAAGAGCATGGCTGGCTTGAAGGAACGAAGATAGCGTATCGATATAGCTTTGGTATTGGTGGGATGTTAATTGCCATTGGCGTTATTATGCTGATGTTTGGCTATCTGAACATTACGTTTCTAGTGTTGGGGACTTTTCTGCTCATAGCCACGTATATTGACCGCAAGCAATCGAAATATCAGCAAATGTACTTATTTTTACATAAAAACTACAATCAGCAGGAAAAGGTGAATTCCTCTACCGCCATTAAGCATATTTCCGTTCCAAAAGAGGAAAGAATATCTAAAGTTTTGAAAGTATTTTCCCCTGGCATCACGACTATTGTATGGGTTATGGACAATAATAAGATTATCGGTACTCTAACAGATTTTGAAATTCTGGAAAAAGTTTTTGATAAAGAAGTGCCTGTACATGAAACGGTATCGAAGATTTTGTAG